The DNA window GTCGTCCTCGAGCAAGAGTTCCACAACCTGTCCCAGGGCGACCTCTCCATTGACGCCTACGCCCAACAGATGAAGCGCACCGCTGATGCACTTCGGGAGGTCAGCCACACCATCTCCCCTGCGCAGCTCGTGCTCAATCTTCTACGCGGCCTCAACTCCCGCTTTGCCAACACCGCCGACATCATTGCCAACTCATCGCCGCTTTCCGACTTCAAGTCTGCCACCAACATGCTCCGCGTCAAGGAGCTCCGCCTTGGCACCGAGGGCAAAGAGGCCTCGGCTTCATCTCTTgccgcctccaccacctcctcctgcaCTTCACCGTCCTGCCGGTCCACCTCCTCTGCACCCAACAATTGTGGGGGCGGTGGCAAGGGCAAGGGTGGCAAGGGCAAGGGTGGGCGTGGCGGCAACGCCagcggtggcagtggtggtggtgggcgcAACCAGCAGCACGGTGGCGGCTTCAGTGAGCAAGGCGGCGGCTCCGACGGGCGTCAGGCTCCTCAGCCGGCCGGCCCTTGGGTTTGCTACAACCCTTGGGCCGTCCAGTGGCcacctcagcagcagcagcagtggggtGCGCCACCTCGTGCCCCTACACATCCGCCTAGAACGGCAAAGCTGAGCGGATGCTTCGCACACTGAACAATGTTGTTCGCACGCTTCTGTTTCATGCCGCCATGCCTCCATCCTATTGGGTCGAAGCTCTTTCCACCGCTGTGTTTCTGATTAACCGGCGGCCCTCATCGTCCATACATAATGGTATTCCCTATCATCTCCTTCACCGTAAAATGCCAGACTACTCCATCCTTAGAGTTTTCGGTTGCCTGTGCTATCCGAACCTCAGTGCCACGACTCCCCATAAATTGTCTCCTCGCTCAGCAGCGTGTGTCTTCCTCGGTTACCCTCCTTCCTAGAAGGGCTACCGGTGTCTTGATCTTTCCACTCGCAAGATCATCATCTCTCGCCACGTTGTTTTTGATGAGACTCACTTTCCGTTTGCGGCTTCCAAGCCCCGACCAGATTCTTTTGACCTTTTGTTACAGGATATACTTCCCGTGCCTGCCCCGTCTACCTCAGACGTTCGGAACTCGCGGGCCTCGGTTGCGCCTGCCTCGTCTGCCTCAGACGATGCCGGCGACCCCGTTGGGTTCGACCCTGCCATCCTGTGGCACGGTGCTGCCCACCGGCTACCCTAGGCGCCTCGACAGGCCATGGCTCCTGCACCTCCTCCGCCAGTAGGTGCCGTCGCCCCTGCCCCTGTCCGGCAGCGGTATGGTATCCACTACAGCCGTCGTCAGCATCCGGCACCGGCTCCACAGCCGCCACCGGAGGTACCTCTGGCCCTAGAGCCGCAGGCAGTGGTGCCCCGGGCTCCAGAGCCTCCTGCGCGGGCGACTCGTTCCCAGACGGGTTCCCTGCCGCCGCCCATGCAGCGGTATGGCTTCACCGTGGCGGCCTCCAGTCTGGCTTCTCCGTTGCCGGGCAACTCTTGCGCCGCGCTCGCCGATGCGAATTGGCGTGCGGCCATGGCCGAAGAATACAAGGCGCTCGTGGACAATGGCACCTGGCGTCTTGTTCCTCGACCGCCTCGTGCCAACGTCATCACCGGCAAGTGGGTCTTCAAGCACAAGTTTCGTGCTGACGGCTCTCTGGCTCGTCATAAAGCCAGATGGGTCGTTCGTGGGTTCTCGCAGCGGTATGGCATCGACTACAACGAGACGTTCAGCCCGGTTGTCAAACCGGCCACCATCCGGGTCGTCCTCAGCATCGCCGCCTCTCGCTCCTGGCCGATACATCAGCTGGACGTGAAGAACGCTTTTCTTCACGGCCATCTGAACGAGACAGTCTACTGCCAG is part of the Miscanthus floridulus cultivar M001 chromosome 9, ASM1932011v1, whole genome shotgun sequence genome and encodes:
- the LOC136481087 gene encoding uncharacterized protein, translating into MGDSLAAPFFAAYASVNVKQHVPIALSLERPNYSKWKAFFTALCGKYGLLGHIDGTEAARPADPLWSQPDAYIRGWMYGSVDDAVLDLAMEPDQDARALYISIEALFQANKESRAVVLEQEFHNLSQGDLSIDAYAQQMKRTADALREVSHTISPAQLVLNLLRGLNSRFANTADIIANSSPLSDFKSATNMLRVKELRLGTEGKEASASSLAASTTSSCTSPSCRSTSSAPNNCGGGGKGKGGKGKGGRGGNASGGSGGGGRNQQHGGGFSEQGGGSDGRQAPQPAGPWVCYNPWAVQWPPQQQQQWGAPPRAPTHPPRTAKLSGCFAH